In Megalops cyprinoides isolate fMegCyp1 chromosome 16, fMegCyp1.pri, whole genome shotgun sequence, the genomic window TCTTCCTACCTTCAAAATGTTGTGATGGGTGTTTCTTGTAAAcaagtctctttctctctctctgactccccctgtctgtctctccatccctctcttttctccttcctccccccatcccccaggtATAACCGTAGGACAGTGGCAGAGGTGGAACAGCACATTGAAGAGGTGTGGGCAGAACGCATTACCCAGAAGCCCTGGCTTTTCAACGGAGCCAAGTTCCGGCTGTTCTCTGCCAGCCTCGTGCCCAGCCCCTCCTGCAGCACTCTGGGGGGTGCAGGCAACACATCCCATTGGGGGTGTAATGTGAGGCGAGGTGGGGGAGATGCTGCCCCCATGGAGGGGTGCAAAAtaggaggatggagagaggagggttgcaggggcagtggggaggtggaggggggtgaggaggtgCCCATGCGGTGGGAGGTCGTGGGCCAAAAGATGCAGTGTCCCCCGAGGGATGCACGGTTCCCCACCCACACAGAGGGAAGAGCCTCCGCAGTGCCCCCGCTGTATGAAGGAGGGGGATACGCCTCGGTGAACTGCTCATGCAggcagaggggtgtgggggCCACCCTCCTCACCTTACAGCTGGGCCTCACATGCTACAAAGACTTCCTGGGCACCAACTGGTCCAGGCGTGTGGGGGCCCTGATGGCACGTGGCGAGGCGGAGTTCGGGGACACACAGGCCCTTCTAGCCCAGCCCCTAGGGGTTGGCGGGGTACTGCGCACCTCAGATGGACTCATAGTGCTGCTCAGGAGGAGCCAGAAGGTGGCAGAGGCCCCGGGACTCCTGGACATACCAGGGGGCCACCCTGAACCTAAGGTGAGGGACAGGAGGAGAAAACCTGCAAAGCAGGTTTCTTTATCCTTTGAGGAGTACAGTCACATGGGTGTGATCGCTCCAGGCTGGTCCCTGGAGAATACGATGACACCAGTGTGATTGGAACACTGGAACAGAATGTCTAGTTATGactgacacatttatttttggatgtAAATGTTTAGACATAAACAGAAGCACCACCACACCAAACTAATCATACTATACAAACTGGAAAATATAGGCTAGTGGGCTAACATCAGTAGTCTATTTTAGCTCATTATGTGCTGGCAGAAACTATTGCATTACTTAGCTGATAACAGTTTCTTAGAATAATTTATCACATCATCAGTGAACTCACAAGTGACTGGAACACTTGACTAAAACACCTTATAGAACTTAAAAGTAAATCAAAGGTAGCTATCATTTGTGTGTGCCGTGATCTTTGTATCACATTCAGTCTGACAAGCGTTTAATCATAGTTCAGTATcttaatttaaatattcttcTTCAAAAAACCCACTGGGTTTACAGTCTGTGAAGCAAATTGGCACGATGaaagttaaaaacaaattgaaaataGTAAGAAAGGTGCAGTACCATGGTTTGAGGGCAGGGATCTCGAGGGATCTCTGTTACTGTGTAACAAATCAATTCTGGAATACAAAGCACATCCTGATATCACATGCAAAGAagtgggaggaagggaggaaaaggaaaaaaatcaatgacatttAATGTTCATTAAATACTGGTAATCAGTATATATGTtgtgtaaaagtaaaaatgtgataaatgtaactttaaatatatataaaatggtaATCCTCAATGGTGACCCAGAGGCCAAGCAGGAACATGTGACAGGACTGTACTGCCGCACCATGCACCTTGCATCACTATACAGTCAGAATGAGCATGAGCTGGTTATGACATAAGCAGCAGTCTCATGTCTTCCAtgtgattaattattaaaaataaacccatTTATAGTACCTAAAAGTTGCTTGGCAGActggaaatcaaactggcaacttttGGATTACTAGCCCTATTTGCTTCCACTAAAGCACACTGGTGCCTTTTTTAACATGAGGTAAATGTAGATTTTGTTGTATCtagtatatttacagtattcatGACACTGGATAAAATTGGACCCCCTGCCTGTTCCAAGCTGGCAAATGATTCCAGTCATTGGCTAGTTGTAATTGGGATAAGTCTGTTAAGAGTTCTTGCGTTAAAGAAACGGTTAAAGTGACATCAAGGATGTTTATTCTGAGGTATGTCAATTACTCCAGTCCCTCCACATTTGCAGAGCGTaagtcactgctgttgtatggGTAATTCATGTTGGGGAATCCATCTCTGTCCTATCAGTTCAATGCTCTTGGTCCATCCAGCTCAGACTTTAATTAAGACCTTGAGCAGTATGAACCAGTGAGCATGGTCAGAGTGAGGCGAGTGTCTGAGCTGtacctcccctcctcctgcaggaggtcAGAGTGAGGCGAGTGTCTGAGCTgcacctcccctcctccagcagGAGGTCAGAGTGAGGCAGGTGTCTGAGCTgtacctcccctcctccctcctgcaggAGGTCAGAGTGAGGCAGGTGTCTGAGCTgcacctcccctcctcctgcagaaGGTCAAAGTGAGGCAGATGTCTGAGCtgttcctcccctcctcctgcaggaggtcAGAGTGAGGCAGGTGTCTGAGCTGCAcctctgctcctcctgcaggaggtcAGAGTGAGGCAGGTGTCTGAGCTGCAcctctgctcctcctgcaggaggtcAGAGTGAGGCGAGTGTCTGAGCTGCAtgtcccctcctccctcctgcagaAAGTCAGAGTAAGGCAAGTGTCTGAGCTgcacctcccctcctcctgcaggaggtcAGAGTGAGGCGAGTGTCTGAGTTGtacctcccctcctcctgcaggaggtcAGAGTAAGGCAAGTGTCTGAGCTGCGCCCCCCCTCCTGCAGGAGGTCAGAGTGAGGCAGGTGTCTGAGCTGtacctccctccttccttcctgcaggctgtgtgtcaGGGTGTCAGTGAGGACTGCATCCGGGTGGAGCAGCTGGCAGAGAGGGCCGTGGTCAGAGAGCTCTTCTCTTCCGTCAGTGCCGAGATCAGAGACGAGGTAGGGTGATCCCCCCTCTGCACCCGACATGTCATGCACCACCATCTAGCACCACACCTGActgtctccccctgcctcctctcacAGGTGAACATTCCCCTCAGTTCTCTGAGCGAACCAGTATTGTTGGGAATCGCCCTCAACCACACCAGTGCAGGCAGACCTAGCGCCGAGTTCTACATAAGGTACCAGAATTGTGCAGTCCCCTCAAACCTTACGTATAAAAATCTCTTCATCTGTGATGCTGCTAGTCTCCAGCAAGTCTTCACTGTGGTGACTCTTCAGTTCTTCTTCTGTCCAGTTGCTCTCTGTCCTCCAAAGAAGTGAAGGACTTCTACTGGCAGGGGGGACCGGAGGCCCATGAATCCACAGACATCGTCTTTCTGAGCCAAGAGGTAAGGAGAGGACATTGCAAATCACATATCACTTTGtagttgcagttttttttttactgttgtacATGTCAAGGTAGTTGCAGTTCTTAAAGTGTTTGTGAGCAGAGGATGTGCCTTATTTGCTGATGGTATTGTTCAGTGGATGTGTGGAATTTGCCATGCCGTAGTTTGTTACTGCTGTAGCTATATATGGACTTTCAGCTCATGTGTTATTAGTTTCTGTGTGAGAGTCTGTCAAAAATGACAGGTCACTTGGGCAGTACTGCTAAGGCTAAAATCATGTATTAGGATGACAAGTTAGTACCCAAACCATATTAGTGTCTTCAAGTCAAATAACCCATTTTTGCAATATGAtcagtgcatgcatgtgtttgcattgaaGGAGGTGATGCAACTGGATGAGAGCGCCTCCTTGTGGACAGAGTTGTGCCCCTCTGCCAAGGGAGCAGTGATGCTGTACCGCCTTGTTCTGCCTGACAAAGATGAGGAGGGAATGTGTTCAGTGACAAATGCGAAATCCATCTAAGCACAAGTCTGCCATAATTTTAAGTGTGAatgttgtatgtgtatgtttcagtAATTCAGTGGTTCAGattttacattcaaaaacatgtaCCAGCAAGTGGTGCTCAAAGGTTATAGGGAGAGCAGCATGGTAAGCGGACTCAAAAAGTGGACTCAGGAACTTTATCCAGTCTACACTAAGGCAGggtcataaaatacattttacaagcacaaaatactgtatattcagtCCATTGTTTTGTAAAGATGTTTACATCAATAGATATTTCTGtttacaaggaaaaaatattgactttattaaaattattttttatgagtgCCATTTTTGATGAGATATTACACCTGTGTTTGTGATTCTTTGCTTACCTAATATTGACTGTTTCTTGAACCTTCAGATATAGGTAATTAGTTCTGATATACAGGATTGGTGGATGGATTCTTTTATAccaaaacatgattttttcaACCATGGGTAGGAGTATACTATAGTGTACTACTAGCATACGATGAACAGTGAgatttcattaatgaaatgcatttgaaggCACAACAGTATTTAGTCAAAACTAAATGGAAACTATATATTACCAAACTTAAGGGTATGGACCATTCACTGTTTGTCAAAACAGTGGTGTAAAGGGTTATCAGTGGCAGGTATTGGTTTGCTGAAGCTGTATACTGTAGGGGTGGCAGTAGGCATCAATGGGAAGCTACAGCCCAATTCCACAGGATTAG contains:
- the LOC118791358 gene encoding uridine diphosphate glucose pyrophosphatase NUDT22-like, whose amino-acid sequence is MKEVGSACPVDPEASVLLHCGPWKGLREEQVQVELSNRYNRRTVAEVEQHIEEVWAERITQKPWLFNGAKFRLFSASLVPSPSCSTLGGAGNTSHWGCNVRRGGGDAAPMEGCKIGGWREEGCRGSGEVEGGEEVPMRWEVVGQKMQCPPRDARFPTHTEGRASAVPPLYEGGGYASVNCSCRQRGVGATLLTLQLGLTCYKDFLGTNWSRRVGALMARGEAEFGDTQALLAQPLGVGGVLRTSDGLIVLLRRSQKVAEAPGLLDIPGGHPEPKAVCQGVSEDCIRVEQLAERAVVRELFSSVSAEIRDEVNIPLSSLSEPVLLGIALNHTSAGRPSAEFYISCSLSSKEVKDFYWQGGPEAHESTDIVFLSQEEVMQLDESASLWTELCPSAKGAVMLYRLVLPDKDEEGMCSVTNAKSI